The following proteins are encoded in a genomic region of Takifugu flavidus isolate HTHZ2018 chromosome 3, ASM371156v2, whole genome shotgun sequence:
- the LOC130523172 gene encoding DNA-binding protein SATB2-like gives MEQLRGAVRGTESPGHQDRISPREREERGESLLYSGALLSKSSRLELNGSPAAPGNRQNGTPLKPLGGLMIPVYCVVEHADAGIAGDFDSQRDRHAEFVLVRRDVLFTQLVETALVALGYSRSSAVQASGIIKVGRWKPMPIHFLTDAPEATVADMLLDVYHMVTLQILLHSFGRLEELPSEQWSHSTVRNALKELLRETNQSTLAKECPLSQSTISAIVNSSYYVNVSTSKCQEFGHWYRKYKRSKGECIEKMWSVHDKSDIKVERDLDSNVLHQHPFSLLPSPTHLGTMGSTAALPHGDSQMPTQPHCLPHHASPPLCPTTPTSLLGHSRLLSPQLHPRLMHQQLAMAHLINQQLAVSRFFTHQHPPGVNQQFLNHPPISRTCKGSGINAELGVNCSGTEVSFDIYQKVRNELKRASVSQAVFARVAFNRTQGLLSEILRKEEDPRSASQSLLVNLKAMQSFLNLPEGERDRIYQEERERSLSANHNHSSNLITNIQRPAQKCVMSGAELSLKFDSLATITSGIYEDIQQEMKRAKVSQALFAKVAANKSQGWLCELLRWKEGPNPENRTLWENLCTIRRFLELPQADRDQVYEEESRQQHSDRLHSVLHIPDQAHQRQHPPSLTAPPTLLEDPQPIPLHGSEDHLQRRMSPGSGGAGPKKSRSRTRISLEALRILQSFIGDVGLYPDQEAIHTLSAQLDLPKHTIVKFFQNQRYNVKHHSQAREGTLREDDQESSSLSEDAADIRGEEPLSAGEEPSKDRRESCAALQTEGGDVEEGDVIMEMDKEDDIEKGSGPASMSPYSSMDSPQQR, from the exons GGTTGATGATCCCAGTCTACTGCGTGGTGGAGCACGCAGATGCAGGCATTGCTGGTGACTTTGACAGCCAAAGGGACCGTCATGCCGAGTTTGTGCTGGTGCGGAGAGATGTCCTCTTCACGCAGCTTGTGGAGACAGCACTGGTCGCCCTAGGATACTCACGCAGCTCAGCGGTACAGGCCAGCG GGATCATTAAAGTGGGCCGCTGGAAGCCGATGCCCATCCACTTTTTAACAGATGCTCCAGAGGCAACAGTGGCCGACATGCTGCTGGATGTGTACCACATGGTTACGCTGCAAATTCTGCTACACAG CTTTGGGAGGCTTGAGGAGCTGCCGTCAGAGCAGTGGAGCCACAGCACAGTGCGGAACGCTCTAAAAGAACTCCTCCGAGAGACCAACCAGAGCACGCTTGCTAAGGAGTGTCCTTTGTCTCAG AGCACGATCTCAGCGATAGTGAACAGTTCTTACTACGTCAACGTCTCCACCTCCAAATGCCAGGAGTTTGGACACTGGTACAGGAAGTACAAACGTAGCAAAG GTGAATGCATTGAAAAGATGTGGTCGGTGCACGACAAGTCAGATATCAAAG TGGAGAGGGATTTGGACTCTAATGTCCTCCACCAGCATCCTTTTTCACTGTTACCATCTCCGACCCATTTGGGCACCATGGGCAGCACTGCGGCTCTGCCCCATGGAGACTCTCAGATGCCCACCCAGCCTCATTGTCTGCCTCATCATGCCAGCCCTCCTCTGTGTCCGACGACTCCTACATCGCTCCTGGGTCACAGCAGACTTCTGTCCCCTCAGCTGCACCCTCGGCTCATGCATCAACAGCTCGCAATGGCGCACCTTATTAACCAGCAGCTGGCCGTGAGCCGCTTTTTCACCCACCAGCACCCCCCAGGAGTTAACCAGCAGTTCCTTAATCACCCTCCAATTTCACGTACCTGCAAGGGCTCTGGCATCAATGCTGAGTTGGGCGTCAACTGCTCAGGGACTGAAGTCTCCTTTGACATTTACCAGAAGGTCCGGAATGAACTCAAGCGAGCCAGTGTGTCCCAGGCTGTGTTTGCCCGTGTGGCGTTCAACCGCACCCAG GGGTTGCTGTCAGAGATCCTCAGGAAGGAAGAGGATCCTCGCTCGGCTTCACAGTCCCTGTTGGTCAACTTGAAGGCCATGCAGAGCTTCTTGAACTTGCCAGAGGGGGAGCGAGACCGCATCTaccaggaggagagagagaggagtttGAGCGCCAACCACAATCATTCCAGCAACCTCATCACCAACATACAGAGACCGGctcag AAGTGTGTCATGTCTGGGGCTGAACTGTCACTGAAGTTTGACTCACTGGCAACCATTACATCAGGAATTTATGAGGATATCCAGCAGGAGATGAAGAGAGCAAAAGTATCCCAGGCTCTGTTTGCCAAGGTGGCAGCCAATAAAAGTCAG GGTTGGCTGTGCGAGCTGCTCAGATGGAAAGAAGGCCCAAACCCTGAGAACCGTACACTTTGGGAGAACCTGTGCACCATCAGAAGATTCCTGGAGTTACCGCAGGCCGACAGAGACCAGGTGTATGAGGAAGAGTCGAGACAACAGCACAGTGACCGGCTCCACAGTGTGCTTCACATCCCAGACCAG GCACACCAAAGACAGCACCCACCATCGTTGACTGCCCCCCCTACACTTCTTGAAGACCCACAGCCCATCCCTTTGCATGGCTCAGAAGATCATCTTCAGCGGAGGATGAGTCCTGGGAGTGGAGGCGCTGGTCCAAAAAAGTCTCGCTCGCGGACTCGGATTTCACTTGAGGCTCTGAGAATTCTGCAGAGCTTCATCGGTGATGTGGGGCTGTACCCTGACCAGGAAGCCATTCACACGCTGTCAGCCCAACTAGATCTACCTAAGCACACAATTGTGAAGTTCTTCCAGAACCAGCGCTACAACGTCAAACATCACAGTCAAGCCAGAGAGGGGACCCTCAGGGAGGATGATCAAGAGAGCTCGAGCCTCAGTGAGGATGCCGCAGATATCCGTGGGGAGGAGCCTCTCTCCGCTGGTGAAGAGCCGAGTAAGGACAGGCGAGAATCATGTGCAGCGTTGCAAACCGAGGGAGGAGATGTAGAAGAAGGAGATGTGATAATGGAGATGGACAAGGAAGATGATATTGAAAAAGGCTCCGGACCAGCATCCATGTCTCCCTACAGCAGCATGGACAGTCCCCAACAGAGATAA
- the LOC130522270 gene encoding protein boule-like — MESEGDITNDSSDTPAVIPLYHQKDQQRSHHTFHLSFKVIPNRIFVGGFGSTVKDSDLREVFSQHGTVKNVKIVTGRSGISMGYGFVTFEHQEDVQKILQDGDDISFKDKKLTVGQAFRKHLSRTSCDSGFAVLLPACCGALQQNSLSCAPYISQGGRPHIYCPRMTYSPYQWPSCYHILHHQISPSQVLPQCYQPQYQTLDYPPYQMQFDPAFYSEPSEHYYLPAYEGPPQPVHPMEDTTEEFVEPSVATGSSTVMSEH; from the exons ATGGAGTCTGAAGGCGATATAACG AATGACAGCAGTGACACCCCCGCTGTGATACCACTTTATCACCAGAAGGACCAACAAAGGAGCCACCACACTTTTCACCTGTCCTTCAAAGTGATCCCTAATCGGATTTTTGTTGGGGGATTTGGCTCCACG GTTAAAGACAGTGACCTGCGTGAGGTTTTCTCTCAGCATGGTACAGTGAAAAATGTAAAGATTGTGACAGGTCGCTCAGGAATATCAATGGG ATATGGGTTTGTCACATTTGAACACCAAGAGGATGTGCAGAAAATCCTTCAGGAT GGCGACGACATCAGTTTTAAAGACAAGAAACTCACTGTTGGTCAGGCTTTCCGCAAACATCTATCTCGGA CTAGCTGTGACTCCGGCTTTGCTGTTCTTTTACCTGCCTGCTGTGGGGCCCTGCAGCAGAATTCCCTTTCATGCGCTCCTTACATTAGCCAAGGTGGACGGCCACACATTTACTGCCCCCGCATGACCTATTCTCCCTACCAGTGGCCTTCATGTTACCACATACTACATCACCAA ATCAGTCCGTCACAAGTGCTTCCTCAGTGCTATCAGCCTCAGTACCAGACACTAGACTACCCACCATACCAG atgcAGTTTGATCCTGCGTTCTACTCAGAGCCATCAGAACACTACTACCTGCCTGCTTACGAAGGCCCCCCCCAGCCTGTTCACCCCATGGAGGACACCACAGAAGAG TTTGTGGAGCCCAGTGTTGCGACAGGTTCTTCGACTGTGATGTCAGAACACTGA
- the LOC130522271 gene encoding beta/gamma crystallin domain-containing protein 2-like isoform X2, whose amino-acid sequence MGKIIFYEDRNFQGRHHECMSDCADLHPYFNRCNSIRVESGCFVVYERSHYLGHQYFLRRGEYSDNQRMIGINDCIRSCRMIPVHRGSYKIRLYERPDMAGQMQEVSDDCPNVQDRLRMSDINSCNVVDGHWLLYDQPNYKGRTYYLRPGEYRRYSDWGGASPRIGSLRRITDISLVLSTVPTDRNFQGRSYETSSDCPELTSYLSRCNSCRVESGLFMVYEKPNFMGHQMLVRRGEYPDNQHLMGMSMSDCIRSSRMIPSHRGPFRMRIYERENFGGQMHELTDDCENMMERFRMSDCQSCHVMDGHWLMFEQPNFRGRMLYVRPGEYRDLRDLEMSNLSRISSIRRITDSC is encoded by the exons ATGGGAAAG ATCATATTCTACGAAGACAGAAATTTCCAAGGTCGGCATCATGAGTGCATGAGCGACTGTGCTGACCTTCACCCCTACTTCAACCGCTGCAACTCTATCCGAGTGGAGAGTGGCTGCTTTGTGGTCTATGAGAGGTCCCACTACCTGGGCCACCAGTACTTCTTGCGCAGGGGGGAGTACTCTGACAACCAGCGCATGATTGGTATCAACGACTGCATCCGATCCTGTCGTATGATTCCAGTG CACCGTGGTTCCTACAAAATCCGGCTGTACGAGCGACCAGACATGGCCGGTCAAATGCAGGAGGTCAGCGACGACTGCCCCAACGTCCAAGACCGCCTGCGCATGTCCGACATTAACTCCTGCAATGTGGTGGATGGCCACTGGCTCTTGTATGACCAGCCCAACTACAAGGGAAGAACCTACTACCTGCGGCCTGGAGAGTACCGCAGATACAGTGACTGGGGCGGCGCCAGTCCAAGGATTGGTTCCCTCAGGCGGATCACTGAC ATTTCTTTAGTTTTGTCTACAGTTCCCACT GACCGGAACTTCCAAGGCCGATCCTATGAAACCAGCAGCGACTGCCCAGAGCTCACTTCTTATCTGAGCCGCTGTAACTCCTGCAGGGTGGAGAGTGGCCTTTTCATGGTCTATGAGAAGCCCAACTTCATGGGTCATCAGATGCTGGTGAGGCGGGGAGAGTATCCAGACAACCAGCACCTGATGGGAATGAGCATGAGTGACTGTATCAGGTCCAGCCGCATGATCCCCTCG CACAGGGGACCCTTCCGAATGAGGATCTATGAGAGGGAGAACTTCGGAGGCCAGATGCACGAGCTCACGGATGACTGTGAGAATATGATGGAACGTTTCCGTATGTCCGACTGCCAGTCCTGCCACGTGATGGATGGCCACTGGCTGATGTTCGAGCAGCCAAACTTCAGAGGACGGATGCTTTACGTCAGGCCTGGAGAGTACAGAGATCTCCGAGACCTAGAAATGAGCAATCTGTCCAGAATCAGCTCTATCAGACGCATAACAGATTCTTGTTAA
- the LOC130522273 gene encoding LOW QUALITY PROTEIN: beta/gamma crystallin domain-containing protein 1-like (The sequence of the model RefSeq protein was modified relative to this genomic sequence to represent the inferred CDS: substituted 2 bases at 2 genomic stop codons): MGRITFYEEKNFQGRSYECSTDCSDIHMHLNRCNSCRVDNGCFVVYDRPNFLGNQVFLRRGDYPDFQRMGSMTGMMGMAMMDNIRSCRMIPMHRGQFRMRIYERDNFGGQTHELMDDCESIQDRYYMSDCQSCNVLEGHWLMFEQPNFRGRMLYVRPGEHRNLRDVTMSNLTRISSIRRVMDLCXDLFCEXSSYLESTVGTDRNFKGRSYECSSECSDLHSHFSRCNSIRVDSGDWIVYEKPNFMGYQYFLRKGEYPDYQRWMGFNDCVRSCRMIPTSKVAHKMMLYERPEFGGKVMELTEDVPSLYEYFNSTEVHSCNVIGGHWIFYEHPQYRGRQFLIGPSQYRRFNEWGSLSPRVGSIKRIMCDNLYQHTV; encoded by the exons ATGGGAAGG ATTACCTTCTACGAGGAGAAGAACTTCCAGGGTCGGTCCTATGAGTGCAGCACCGACTGCTCTGACATCCACATGCACCTGAACCGCTGCAATTCCTGCAGGGTGGACAATGGTTGCTTTGTGGTGTACGACCGCCCAAACTTCTTGGGGAACCAGGTCTTCTTGAGACGGGGGGACTACCCTGACTTTCAGCGCATGGGAAGCATGACTGGCATGATGGGCATGGCGATGATGGACAACATCCGCTCCTGTCGCATGATCCCCATG CACAGGGGACAGTTCAGAATGAGGATCTATGAGAGGGACAACTTTGGAGGACAGACCCACGAGCTGATGGACGACTGTGAATCCATCCAGGATCGCTACTACATGTCTGACTGCCAGTCTTGCAATGTGCTGGAGGGCCACTGGCTGATGTTCGAGCAGCCCAACTTCAGAGGCCGGATGCTGTATGTGAGGCCAGGCGAGCACAGGAACCTTCGGGACGTCACGATGAGCAACCTAACAAGAATCAGCTCCATCAGACGTGTCATGGATTTATGCTGAGATCTATTTTGTGAATAAAGTTCGTATTTAGAA TCTACAGTGGGAACT GACAGAAACTTCAAGGGCCGCTCCTACGAGTGCAGCAGCGAATGCTCAGACCTGCATTCCCACTTCAGTCGCTGCAACTCCATCAGAGTTGACAGTGGGGACTGGATTGTTTATGAGAAACCCAATTTCATGGGCTACCAGTACTTCTTGAGGAAGGGGGAATATCCGGACTACCAACGCTGGATGGGTTTCAACGACTGCGTGAGGTCCTGCCGTATGATTCCCACG AGCAAAGTTGCTCACAAGATGATGCTGTACGAGCGGCCTGAGTTTGGAGGAAAAGTGATGGAGCTGACTGAAGACGTTCCCTCCCTGTATGAATACTTCAATTCAACTGAGGTCCACTCCTGTAACGTGATTGGTGGCCATTGGATCTTCTATGAGCATCCACAGTACCGAGGGCGCCAGTTTCTGATAGGCCCTAGTCAGTACAGGAGGTTTAATGAGTGGGGGAGCCTGAGTCCTCGGGTGGGATCCATCAAACGTATCATGTGTGATAACCTTTACCAACACACTGTTTAA
- the LOC130522271 gene encoding gamma-crystallin M3-like isoform X1, translating to MTMGRIIFYEDRNFQGRSYETSSDCPELTSYLSRCNSCRVESGLFMVYEKPNFMGHQMLVRRGEYPDNQHLMGMSMSDCIRSSRMIPSHRGPFRMRIYERENFGGQMHELTDDCENMMERFRMSDCQSCHVMDGHWLMFEQPNFRGRMLYVRPGEYRDLRDLEMSNLSRISSIRRITDSC from the exons ATGACCATGGGGAGG ATTATCTTCTACGAGGACCGGAACTTCCAAGGCCGATCCTATGAAACCAGCAGCGACTGCCCAGAGCTCACTTCTTATCTGAGCCGCTGTAACTCCTGCAGGGTGGAGAGTGGCCTTTTCATGGTCTATGAGAAGCCCAACTTCATGGGTCATCAGATGCTGGTGAGGCGGGGAGAGTATCCAGACAACCAGCACCTGATGGGAATGAGCATGAGTGACTGTATCAGGTCCAGCCGCATGATCCCCTCG CACAGGGGACCCTTCCGAATGAGGATCTATGAGAGGGAGAACTTCGGAGGCCAGATGCACGAGCTCACGGATGACTGTGAGAATATGATGGAACGTTTCCGTATGTCCGACTGCCAGTCCTGCCACGTGATGGATGGCCACTGGCTGATGTTCGAGCAGCCAAACTTCAGAGGACGGATGCTTTACGTCAGGCCTGGAGAGTACAGAGATCTCCGAGACCTAGAAATGAGCAATCTGTCCAGAATCAGCTCTATCAGACGCATAACAGATTCTTGTTAA
- the LOC130523471 gene encoding gamma-crystallin S-like, which translates to MELQVYRATKWESSFFPRRLTQITFFEEKKFQGRCYNCSSDCADLHTYFGRCNSIRVESGVWVIYERPNYKGFQYILSPGEYADNQQWMAFNDNVKSCRTVKNIYGNAWKLRLYERPDFGGQMVECSDDCSSVYDTYKLREVYSCAVTDGVWIFYDLPNYRGRQYLLERGEYRQHVDWGASSPGVGSFRRITEF; encoded by the exons atggagctgcaggtttacagagcaacaaaatgggAAAG CTCCTTTTTTCCCCGGCGTCTGACACAGATCACATTTTTTGAGGAGAAGAAATTCCAGGGCCGCTGCTACAACTGCAGCAGTGACTGTGCAGATCTGCACACTTACTTCGGCCGCTGCAACTCTATCAGGGTAGAGAGTGGCGTGTGGGTGATCTACGAAAGACCCAACTACAAGGGCTTCCAGTACATTCTCAGCCCAGGGGAGTATGCAGACAACCAGCAGTGGATGGCATTCAATGACAATGTCAAATCCTGTCGCACTGTAAAGAAT ATTTATGGAAACGCATGGAAGCTGAGGTTGTATGAGAGGCCAGACTTCGGTGGACAGATGGTGGAATGTTCTGATGATTGTTCCTCGGTCTATGACACCTACAAGCTGCGCGAGGTGTACTCCTGTGCGGTGACTGATGGGGTCTGGATCTTTTACGACCTCCCCAACTACAGGGGGCGCCAGTATCTGCTGGAGAGGGGAGAGTATCGGCAGCATGTAGACTGGGGGGCATCTTCACCTGGTGTTGGCTCCTTCCGCAGGATCACTGAGTTTTGA